Proteins encoded by one window of Pseudonocardia sp. HH130629-09:
- a CDS encoding MogA/MoaB family molybdenum cofactor biosynthesis protein → MTAARTARVVTASNRAAAGVYTDRGGPPIVAWLRERGYDTPDPVVVPDGEPVGQALRAAVADGVAVVVTTGGTGISPTDGTPEVTRAVLDHEIPGLADAIRRAGEEKVPTAVLSRGLAGVAGRTLIVNLPGSPGGVKDGLGVLAGVLDHAVDQLHGGDHR, encoded by the coding sequence ATGACCGCCGCACGCACCGCCCGGGTGGTCACCGCCTCCAACCGCGCCGCGGCGGGCGTCTACACCGACCGCGGCGGGCCGCCGATCGTCGCCTGGCTGCGCGAGCGCGGCTACGACACCCCGGACCCGGTCGTCGTACCGGACGGGGAGCCGGTCGGGCAAGCGCTGCGGGCCGCCGTCGCCGACGGCGTCGCGGTCGTCGTCACGACCGGGGGCACCGGCATCTCCCCCACCGACGGCACCCCCGAGGTCACCCGGGCCGTGCTCGACCACGAGATCCCGGGCCTGGCCGACGCGATCCGCCGCGCCGGGGAGGAGAAGGTCCCCACCGCCGTGCTCTCCCGTGGCCTGGCCGGGGTCGCGGGCCGCACCCTGATCGTCAACCTGCCCGGCTCCCCGGGCGGGGTGAAGGACGGCCTCGGCGTGCTCGCCGGGGTCCTCGACCACGCGGTCGACCAGCTGCACGGAGGAGACCACCGATGA
- the moaC gene encoding cyclic pyranopterin monophosphate synthase MoaC, with protein MVDVSDKQPGRRAAVATGTVHTTAEVVRLLETDGLPKGDALATARIAGIMGAKRTPDLVPLCHPIAISGVTLDLAPATDGDAGRVAIRAEVRTTDRTGVEMEALTAVAVAGLTLHDMIKAVDPGAVLDAVRVERKEGGKTGLWERGA; from the coding sequence ATGGTCGACGTGTCGGACAAGCAGCCCGGCCGCCGCGCCGCCGTCGCCACCGGGACGGTGCACACCACGGCCGAGGTCGTGCGCCTGCTGGAGACCGACGGCCTCCCCAAGGGCGACGCACTCGCCACCGCCCGCATCGCCGGGATCATGGGCGCCAAGCGCACCCCGGACCTCGTGCCGCTCTGCCACCCCATCGCGATCAGCGGGGTGACACTGGACCTGGCGCCGGCCACCGACGGCGACGCCGGCCGGGTCGCCATCCGCGCCGAGGTCCGCACCACCGACCGCACCGGGGTGGAGATGGAGGCCCTGACCGCGGTCGCCGTCGCCGGGCTCACCCTGCACGACATGATCAAGGCCGTGGACCCGGGCGCCGTGCTCGACGCCGTGCGCGTCGAACGCAAGGAGGGCGGCAAGACCGGCCTGTGGGAGCGCGGGGCATGA
- a CDS encoding transglycosylase family protein, protein MPRYRGKHRKPSTAGRTIVRTAVAGAVLGAPMLTVVGTANAASDSTWDSLAHCESTGKWAANTGNGYYGGLQFSPSTWKAYGGGEYAASAHQATRAEQIAVAEKVLAAQGWNAWPSCSSKTGASGSATPRTLETDAGTRAPERVKASAPATSSGGTYTVKSGDTLGKIAAAHGIANWKNLLSKNPGLGAGHLITPGQVINI, encoded by the coding sequence ATGCCTCGTTACCGTGGGAAACACCGTAAACCGAGCACCGCCGGCCGCACGATCGTCCGGACCGCCGTCGCCGGTGCCGTCCTCGGCGCCCCGATGCTGACCGTCGTGGGCACCGCGAACGCCGCCTCCGACTCCACCTGGGACTCGCTCGCGCACTGCGAGAGCACCGGGAAGTGGGCCGCGAACACCGGCAACGGCTACTACGGCGGCCTGCAGTTCAGCCCGAGCACCTGGAAGGCCTACGGCGGTGGTGAGTACGCCGCGTCGGCGCACCAGGCCACCCGGGCCGAGCAGATCGCCGTCGCCGAGAAGGTCCTGGCCGCCCAGGGCTGGAACGCCTGGCCGTCCTGCTCGTCCAAGACCGGCGCGTCCGGGTCCGCCACGCCGCGGACCCTGGAGACCGACGCCGGCACCCGGGCCCCGGAGCGGGTGAAGGCCAGCGCCCCCGCGACGTCGTCCGGCGGCACCTACACCGTGAAGTCCGGCGACACCCTGGGCAAGATCGCGGCCGCGCACGGCATCGCGAACTGGAAGAACCTGCTGTCCAAGAACCCGGGCCTCGGCGCCGGGCACCTGATCACCCCCGGCCAGGTCATCAACATCTGA
- a CDS encoding nucleotidyltransferase family protein, which yields MVAGLLLAGGAGRRMGTPKALVRLHGEPLAVRAVKALQAGGCGPVTVVLGARADDVTDVLRSAGLGTDGSDVGVVVAEDWDEGMGASLRRGLGSLTHLPGTGAALVHLVDLPGIGPEAIRRVAEGAGPSSLRRAAFDGVPGHPVLIGRDHWSGVVALSSGDSGARDYLAGRSDVELVECGDVAVPDDVDTPGQLRRLAGT from the coding sequence GTGGTCGCCGGTCTGTTGCTCGCGGGCGGCGCCGGGCGCCGCATGGGCACCCCGAAGGCGCTGGTCCGGCTGCACGGTGAGCCGCTCGCGGTGCGGGCGGTCAAGGCGCTGCAGGCGGGTGGGTGCGGCCCGGTCACCGTCGTGCTCGGCGCCCGCGCCGACGACGTCACCGACGTGCTGCGCAGTGCGGGCCTGGGCACCGACGGCAGTGACGTCGGTGTCGTGGTCGCCGAGGACTGGGACGAGGGCATGGGCGCGTCGCTGCGGCGTGGGCTGGGATCGCTGACCCACCTGCCCGGCACCGGCGCGGCGCTGGTGCACCTGGTCGACCTGCCGGGCATCGGGCCGGAGGCGATCCGCCGGGTCGCCGAGGGTGCGGGACCGTCGTCGCTGCGGCGAGCCGCGTTCGACGGCGTCCCCGGACATCCCGTCCTGATCGGCCGGGACCACTGGTCGGGCGTCGTCGCACTGTCCTCCGGGGACTCCGGCGCCCGCGACTACCTGGCCGGCCGCTCCGACGTGGAGCTGGTCGAGTGCGGCGACGTCGCCGTCCCCGACGACGTCGACACCCCGGGGCAGCTGCGCCGCCTCGCCGGGACCTGA
- a CDS encoding helicase-associated domain-containing protein — MQTSLVEWLRGQDDGFLAALLRARPDLAVPPPGDLTVLATRASIRASVQRACEDLGTVALTVLDALVLATAWRTPVDATTPDAGLRGWLGPDVDAATVAEGLTALRDRALAWGPDDAVSLVPAAADVVGPWPAGLGAPATGPAASSELDTLLAGVGEDERKVLDVLAQGPPVGRSRNANGSAGPVGSLLDKGLLVRRDADTVELPRQVALALRGDRPMGPLDLSRPDVPLRARETSMVDGTGAGAALEFLRRTDLLLEWLARESVPVLRSGGFGVRELKRAAKAADTDEPTAALILEVLYAADLVGATESVTPEWLPTTTWDVWGTGPEESRWAVLAQAWLELSRLPGLVGRRDETGKPITALSDGPRRPPAARDRRRVLDALADLAPGTSVGSPEDLARLLAWHAPRRGGRLRDETVGWTVAEATAIGVVALDALTTAGRVLLDPALRPDPAHPTRHPTELAAALHAALPAPVEEILLQADLTAVAPGRLSADLAHELAILAEVESAGGATVYRFTERSLRRALDTGRTADDVRAILEARSRTPVPQTLTYLVDDVARRHGRLRGGAVSCFLRSDDEVLLSEVLAHSAAEELGLRRIAPTVMVSSLPLSEVLDGMRAAGFSPAAEDAGGAVVDLGPKGRRTEPRLRRGTRDAGRVVDRSPTNRAEELVERLRAGDRLAGVRDSVAGRRELTGATGNLASLQEAVREGRTVWIGYVDAHGVAGDRVLAPVSVGGGYVEGRDALDGELRRIQLHRITSIAPVDAGSEQPAGRD, encoded by the coding sequence ATGCAGACGTCCCTGGTCGAGTGGTTGCGCGGGCAGGACGACGGGTTCCTCGCCGCGCTGCTGCGCGCACGTCCGGACCTCGCCGTCCCACCCCCCGGCGACCTCACCGTGCTCGCGACCCGCGCCTCGATCCGGGCGTCGGTGCAGCGCGCCTGCGAGGACCTCGGCACCGTGGCGCTGACCGTTCTGGACGCCCTGGTGCTGGCGACGGCGTGGCGGACCCCGGTCGACGCGACGACCCCCGACGCCGGCCTGCGTGGCTGGCTCGGCCCCGACGTGGACGCGGCCACCGTCGCCGAGGGACTCACCGCGCTGCGTGACCGCGCGCTGGCCTGGGGCCCGGACGACGCGGTGTCGCTGGTCCCCGCGGCCGCCGACGTCGTCGGGCCGTGGCCCGCCGGGCTCGGCGCCCCCGCCACCGGTCCGGCCGCGAGCTCCGAGCTCGACACCCTGCTCGCCGGGGTGGGCGAGGACGAGCGCAAGGTCCTCGACGTCCTCGCCCAGGGCCCGCCGGTCGGCCGCTCCCGCAACGCGAACGGCTCCGCCGGACCGGTCGGGTCGCTCCTCGACAAGGGACTGCTCGTGCGCCGCGACGCCGACACCGTCGAGCTGCCCCGCCAGGTCGCGCTCGCCCTGCGCGGGGACCGCCCGATGGGGCCGCTGGACCTGTCCCGGCCGGACGTCCCGCTGCGCGCCAGGGAGACCTCGATGGTCGACGGCACCGGCGCCGGGGCCGCACTGGAGTTCCTGCGCCGCACCGACCTGCTCCTGGAGTGGCTGGCGCGGGAGTCGGTGCCGGTGCTGCGGTCGGGCGGGTTCGGCGTCCGCGAGCTCAAGCGGGCGGCGAAGGCGGCCGACACCGACGAGCCGACCGCGGCGCTGATCCTGGAGGTCCTGTACGCCGCGGACCTCGTCGGGGCGACCGAGTCGGTGACCCCGGAGTGGCTGCCGACCACCACCTGGGACGTCTGGGGCACCGGCCCGGAGGAGTCCCGCTGGGCGGTGCTGGCCCAGGCCTGGCTGGAGCTGTCGCGGCTGCCGGGGCTGGTGGGGCGCCGCGACGAGACCGGCAAGCCGATCACCGCCCTGTCCGACGGGCCGCGCCGTCCCCCCGCCGCGCGGGATCGCCGTCGCGTCCTGGACGCGCTCGCCGACCTCGCACCCGGCACCTCGGTCGGGTCACCGGAGGACCTGGCGCGCCTGCTGGCCTGGCACGCCCCGCGCCGCGGCGGCCGGCTGCGCGACGAGACGGTCGGCTGGACCGTCGCCGAGGCCACCGCGATCGGCGTGGTCGCCCTCGACGCGCTCACCACGGCCGGACGGGTGCTGCTCGACCCGGCCCTGCGCCCGGACCCGGCGCACCCCACCCGGCACCCCACCGAGCTGGCCGCCGCACTGCACGCGGCGCTGCCCGCCCCGGTGGAGGAGATCCTGCTGCAGGCCGACCTGACCGCCGTCGCACCCGGACGGCTCTCGGCGGACCTCGCGCACGAGCTCGCGATCCTGGCCGAGGTCGAGTCCGCGGGCGGGGCCACGGTGTACCGCTTCACCGAGCGCAGCCTGCGCCGGGCACTGGACACCGGCCGTACCGCCGACGACGTCCGCGCGATCCTCGAGGCCCGTTCCCGCACCCCGGTCCCGCAGACCCTGACCTATCTGGTGGACGACGTCGCCCGCCGGCACGGCAGGCTGCGCGGCGGGGCGGTCAGCTGCTTCCTGCGCTCGGACGACGAGGTGCTCCTGTCCGAGGTGCTCGCGCACTCCGCGGCCGAGGAGCTGGGGCTGCGCCGGATCGCCCCGACCGTCATGGTCAGCTCGCTGCCGCTGTCCGAGGTGCTCGACGGGATGCGGGCCGCCGGGTTCAGCCCGGCCGCCGAGGACGCGGGCGGTGCCGTCGTCGACCTCGGGCCGAAGGGGCGGCGCACCGAGCCGCGGCTGCGGCGCGGCACCCGCGACGCCGGTCGGGTCGTCGACCGGTCCCCGACGAACCGGGCCGAGGAGCTGGTCGAGCGACTGCGGGCGGGGGACCGCCTGGCCGGGGTGCGCGACAGCGTCGCCGGGCGGCGTGAACTCACCGGCGCGACCGGGAACCTGGCGTCGTTGCAGGAGGCCGTGCGCGAGGGCCGGACCGTGTGGATCGGCTACGTCGACGCCCACGGGGTCGCCGGGGACCGGGTGCTCGCGCCGGTCTCGGTCGGCGGCGGCTACGTCGAGGGCCGCGACGCGCTGGACGGCGAGCTGCGCCGGATCCAGCTGCACCGCATCACCTCGATCGCGCCGGTGGACGCCGGGTCGGAGCAGCCGGCCGGGCGGGACTGA
- a CDS encoding GTP-binding protein has translation MARAATMSAKIVVAGGFGVGKTTFVGSVSEIMPLTTEAVMTEASASHDDLSATPNKRSTTVAMDFGRVSLDSDLVLYLFGTPGQQRFWFMWDDLVRGAIGAVVLVDTRRLADSFAAIDFFEDRGLPYVVGVNAFDGQLQHTLDDVREAMAIDPAVPMVVCDARHRQSTKETLIALVQHAMHQRMAAGAR, from the coding sequence ATGGCCCGTGCCGCGACGATGTCGGCCAAGATCGTGGTGGCCGGCGGGTTCGGCGTCGGGAAGACCACCTTCGTCGGATCGGTCTCGGAGATCATGCCGCTGACCACGGAGGCGGTGATGACCGAGGCGAGTGCGTCGCACGACGACCTCTCCGCCACCCCCAACAAGCGGTCCACGACGGTCGCGATGGACTTCGGCCGCGTCTCGCTGGACTCCGACCTGGTGCTCTACCTGTTCGGCACGCCCGGCCAGCAACGGTTCTGGTTCATGTGGGACGACCTGGTCCGCGGCGCGATCGGTGCCGTCGTCCTCGTCGACACCCGACGCCTCGCCGACTCGTTCGCCGCGATCGACTTCTTCGAGGACCGTGGGCTGCCCTACGTGGTGGGCGTCAACGCCTTCGACGGGCAGCTGCAGCACACCCTCGACGACGTCCGCGAGGCGATGGCGATCGACCCGGCCGTCCCGATGGTCGTCTGCGACGCCCGGCACCGCCAGTCGACCAAGGAGACCCTGATCGCGCTGGTGCAGCACGCGATGCACCAGCGGATGGCGGCCGGCGCCCGCTGA
- a CDS encoding DUF742 domain-containing protein, which produces MTQDPGGHGPEPTFADVMNGFSLDSKRKPRKRRWGRDRPEDVEPEDAGTGARVPPPEPAEVTGPIGGSAAYGLPPTPDELEARRTGDRPDRPTPYPAQNSGPSPAHDPVAAPPPVPPSAGGASFVRPYAWTRGRTKSGYELAVETLVSVSNRARSQLERLPMEHRSVADLLLEQTRSVAEVAALLSLPLGVARVLLGDMASNGTVTVHQTASTPGNAPDLALMERVLSGLRRL; this is translated from the coding sequence ATGACCCAGGACCCGGGCGGACACGGCCCCGAGCCGACGTTCGCCGACGTCATGAACGGGTTCAGCCTGGACTCCAAGCGCAAGCCGAGGAAGCGCCGATGGGGGCGCGACCGTCCGGAGGACGTCGAGCCGGAGGACGCCGGCACCGGGGCCCGGGTCCCACCGCCGGAACCGGCCGAGGTGACCGGCCCGATCGGCGGGTCGGCGGCCTACGGGCTGCCGCCCACCCCGGACGAGCTGGAGGCACGGCGCACCGGTGACCGGCCGGACCGGCCGACGCCGTACCCGGCACAGAACTCGGGGCCGAGCCCCGCGCACGACCCAGTGGCAGCGCCGCCGCCGGTGCCCCCGTCCGCGGGTGGCGCCTCCTTCGTCCGGCCCTACGCCTGGACGCGGGGACGGACCAAGTCGGGCTACGAGCTGGCCGTCGAGACCCTGGTCTCGGTCAGCAACCGGGCCCGCAGCCAGCTGGAACGGCTGCCGATGGAGCACCGCTCCGTCGCCGACCTGCTGCTCGAGCAGACCCGCTCGGTGGCCGAGGTCGCGGCGTTGCTGTCGCTCCCCCTGGGCGTCGCCCGGGTGCTGCTCGGGGACATGGCCTCGAACGGCACGGTGACCGTTCACCAGACCGCGAGCACTCCCGGCAACGCGCCGGACCTCGCGCTGATGGAAAGGGTGTTGAGTGGACTCCGTCGGCTCTAG
- a CDS encoding roadblock/LC7 domain-containing protein has product MRAPQAQPSQSRFGWLVTNFAERVPGVAHAIVVSTDGLLLTASDRLPRDRADQLAAVASGLVSLTQGAARCFDAGGVVQTVVEMDRGIVLLMSISDGSCLAVLASPSCDIGLVGYEMTLLVDRVGQLLTPELRAELQGSFGP; this is encoded by the coding sequence GTGAGGGCACCGCAGGCACAGCCCAGCCAGAGCCGTTTCGGCTGGCTGGTCACCAACTTCGCGGAGCGCGTCCCGGGTGTCGCGCACGCCATCGTGGTGTCGACCGACGGGCTGCTGCTGACCGCGTCCGACCGGCTGCCGCGCGACCGGGCCGACCAGCTCGCCGCCGTCGCATCCGGTCTGGTCAGCCTGACCCAGGGCGCCGCGCGCTGCTTCGACGCCGGTGGCGTCGTGCAGACCGTCGTCGAGATGGACCGCGGGATCGTGCTGCTGATGTCGATCAGCGACGGCTCCTGCCTGGCCGTGCTGGCCTCGCCGAGCTGCGACATCGGCCTCGTCGGCTACGAGATGACGTTGCTGGTCGACCGGGTCGGCCAGCTGCTCACCCCGGAGCTGCGCGCGGAGCTGCAGGGCTCGTTCGGGCCCTGA
- a CDS encoding nitrate- and nitrite sensing domain-containing protein, with protein MTTVTSTERPSTWSERLDPRNWSLVAKLAVVGLVPTVLALSIGAIRVVDQANVAEELSRGSGLVDVHRQIETLTGALQNERDAAVRFVAGNRLGDRAVVERAQATTDQALQATTAGLDTAEQQAPDLATARRQADTTLGQLPVIRSQVAEGPTPAADLTGRYTAVVQRTLGLDRALVGRLQTADTAGLTTAIAAGASAREALQLERTVIGGALAAGTLEEQQRAQATGAEASFQAAAGDFQSSLTPEQAQSFGNFAAGQANAERNALRDQALSVPPGVAPPVDPSAWNTAVDRSVAAVDQSTAAAQQAFVDGRARAAEQAGNTAGLNSVLLMLMILLTAGIILLLGRQMVRSLRLLRSSALEVAEQKLPAAVQGMRSGQAPNALVEPVPLDSRDEIGQVARAFDAVHGQAIRLAADQAALQQNVNSMFVNLSRRSQALVERQLQLIEQLESNEQDPDQLSNLFQLDHLATRMRRNSENLLVLAGTDLAKRNVAPVQVVDVLRAAVSEVEQYQRVVVQTPPNATIAGRAANDLVHLLAELLDNATNFSPPDSQVVMTTTRTADESLLIEISDRGVGMTGSELVDANQRLSGPVEVDVSASRRMGLFVVGRLAARHRVGVRLASAAVGGGSGGLSASVTVPPQLVPSAQLPEQRRDGDPDGWGGVPPQGGDQHAPQVPAPALTGGGAPDGLPSAAPTALNGNGRGGSLPSMVAGSDGPMTPTFEAGTSSSTTPRNGSGSSLPTRRPGSSLTKNAAPGEAGGQTADGPAPTLNGSAPQGLSAFAPSQDGARDARTPADVFTPSGDAGPGADALADTEDGTEGIESTEAPADGTDRTDRAGTEADRSGRAAGPSAAAALGLAGAAAAAAAARARGDRDMDDTVVLDRAIGDGPEDHRQAPAADERTDAGSDDRDGAGQDSAGQVRAVPGTDGTPDHRTTGTAADRDTDGATGVDAGGDTHGAAEDSTDGTTPQETPVAARTNGIAPFPPAPADRADAPGTDGDAHDKAGAAGTADTEVSAPSGDTDHADASGVAEVEAGHTGSDLAEDDATGADGADGADGSTDTPGTGADGARPADTAAEDGAARSTGAGDGSAGDGRTGDTGPTRSDPETAGFPTVRTSGRTPMGGPLPARTNGSRPSPSRRPVMPVRGAGPALPTRGPGRQGPPPAPARGPQQPAPQQAQPVQRQAQHPDGRQFPEAPQARPGQQVQPAAGRQEPAPLPKREGGRAGGPASLAAASVSSSQDELFAPKVAVEGDRGQLRRPGAVESARAQTGFDMGQTTPIFDDIASAWFRSNRSVPVRWQDAAGPNGGAPAGAPAPAAADTPAPPAAFASPADDVWRQAREATDGDESETVGDELTTAGLPKRRPRARLLPGSAAGSTVLSPAPAEPRDAESVRGRLASYQQGVRQGRESASGVRRNALTGTTETVDGDSDPQDQHDPQDQHDRQGPRAPQDTTATGTPEPAADRPNSSDPEENQ; from the coding sequence GTGACCACCGTGACCAGCACGGAACGCCCGAGCACGTGGTCGGAGCGACTCGACCCGCGGAACTGGAGCCTGGTCGCCAAGCTGGCGGTCGTCGGCCTGGTCCCCACGGTCCTCGCCCTGTCCATCGGCGCGATCCGCGTCGTCGACCAGGCCAACGTGGCCGAGGAGCTCAGCCGCGGCAGCGGACTGGTCGACGTGCACCGCCAGATCGAGACGCTGACCGGCGCGCTGCAGAACGAGCGCGACGCCGCGGTCCGCTTCGTGGCGGGCAACCGGCTCGGGGACCGGGCCGTCGTCGAACGGGCGCAGGCCACGACCGACCAGGCGCTGCAGGCCACGACGGCGGGGCTCGACACCGCCGAGCAGCAGGCCCCCGACCTGGCCACGGCCCGCCGGCAGGCGGACACCACGCTGGGCCAGCTGCCGGTCATCCGGTCGCAGGTCGCCGAGGGCCCGACCCCGGCCGCCGACCTCACCGGCCGCTACACCGCGGTCGTCCAGCGCACGCTGGGACTCGACCGGGCCCTGGTGGGACGGCTGCAGACCGCCGACACCGCGGGTCTGACCACGGCGATCGCCGCCGGGGCGAGCGCCCGCGAGGCCCTGCAGCTCGAGCGCACCGTGATCGGTGGCGCGCTCGCCGCGGGGACGCTGGAAGAGCAGCAGCGCGCACAGGCCACGGGCGCCGAGGCCTCGTTCCAGGCCGCGGCCGGTGACTTCCAGTCGTCGCTGACGCCGGAGCAGGCCCAGTCCTTCGGGAACTTCGCCGCGGGCCAGGCGAACGCCGAGCGCAACGCCCTGCGCGACCAGGCACTGTCGGTCCCGCCGGGCGTCGCACCGCCGGTGGACCCGAGTGCGTGGAACACCGCCGTCGACCGGTCGGTCGCCGCGGTCGACCAGTCCACGGCGGCCGCCCAGCAGGCGTTCGTCGACGGCCGGGCCAGGGCCGCCGAGCAGGCGGGCAACACCGCGGGCCTCAACTCCGTGCTGCTGATGCTCATGATCCTGCTGACCGCGGGCATCATCCTGCTGCTGGGCCGGCAGATGGTCCGTTCGCTGCGCCTGCTGCGCAGCTCGGCGCTCGAGGTCGCGGAGCAGAAGCTGCCCGCGGCGGTGCAGGGCATGCGCTCCGGTCAGGCACCGAACGCGCTCGTCGAGCCGGTGCCGCTGGACAGCCGCGACGAGATCGGTCAGGTGGCGCGGGCCTTCGACGCCGTGCACGGTCAGGCCATCCGCCTCGCCGCCGACCAGGCCGCGCTGCAGCAGAACGTCAACTCGATGTTCGTCAACCTCTCCCGCCGCTCGCAGGCGCTGGTCGAGCGCCAGCTGCAGCTGATCGAGCAGCTGGAGAGCAACGAGCAGGACCCGGACCAGCTGTCGAACCTGTTCCAGCTGGACCACCTCGCGACCCGTATGCGCCGCAACAGCGAGAACCTGCTGGTCCTCGCGGGCACCGACCTGGCGAAGCGGAACGTGGCGCCGGTGCAGGTCGTCGACGTCCTGCGGGCGGCGGTGTCGGAGGTCGAGCAGTACCAGCGGGTCGTCGTGCAGACCCCGCCGAACGCGACGATCGCCGGTCGTGCCGCGAACGACCTCGTGCACCTGCTGGCCGAGCTGCTGGACAACGCGACGAACTTCTCGCCGCCGGACTCGCAGGTCGTCATGACGACGACCCGCACCGCCGACGAGTCGCTGCTGATCGAGATCTCCGACCGCGGCGTCGGCATGACCGGCTCCGAGCTGGTCGACGCCAACCAGCGTCTGTCCGGCCCGGTCGAGGTCGACGTGTCGGCCTCCCGGCGGATGGGCCTGTTCGTGGTCGGCCGGCTGGCCGCCCGGCACCGCGTCGGCGTCCGGCTCGCCTCGGCCGCCGTCGGCGGCGGCTCCGGTGGGCTGAGCGCCTCGGTGACCGTGCCGCCGCAGCTGGTGCCCTCGGCGCAGCTGCCCGAGCAGCGCCGCGACGGCGATCCGGACGGCTGGGGCGGCGTGCCGCCCCAGGGTGGCGACCAGCACGCCCCGCAGGTGCCCGCCCCGGCGCTGACCGGTGGCGGAGCACCCGACGGGCTCCCGTCGGCCGCCCCGACCGCGCTGAACGGGAACGGGCGCGGTGGTTCGCTGCCGTCGATGGTCGCGGGCTCCGACGGCCCGATGACCCCGACCTTCGAGGCCGGTACGTCCTCGTCCACGACGCCGCGCAACGGCTCGGGCTCGAGCCTGCCGACGCGCCGTCCGGGGTCGTCGCTGACGAAGAACGCGGCCCCCGGCGAGGCCGGTGGGCAGACCGCCGACGGACCGGCCCCGACCCTGAACGGGTCCGCCCCGCAGGGTCTGTCGGCCTTCGCGCCGTCGCAGGACGGGGCGCGCGACGCGCGTACCCCGGCCGACGTCTTCACCCCGTCCGGCGACGCCGGCCCCGGCGCCGATGCCCTCGCCGACACCGAGGACGGCACCGAGGGCATCGAGTCGACCGAGGCCCCGGCCGACGGCACCGACCGCACCGACCGCGCCGGCACCGAGGCGGACCGCTCCGGCCGCGCCGCTGGTCCGTCGGCGGCGGCCGCACTCGGGCTGGCGGGTGCCGCTGCGGCGGCCGCTGCGGCCCGGGCCCGCGGTGACCGCGACATGGACGACACCGTCGTCCTGGACCGGGCGATCGGCGACGGTCCCGAGGACCACCGGCAGGCCCCGGCCGCCGACGAGCGCACCGACGCCGGATCCGACGACCGGGACGGGGCCGGTCAGGACAGTGCCGGTCAGGTCCGTGCCGTCCCGGGCACCGACGGGACCCCGGACCACCGGACCACCGGCACGGCCGCCGACCGGGACACCGACGGCGCAACCGGTGTGGACGCCGGTGGTGACACCCACGGCGCCGCCGAGGACTCCACCGACGGGACCACCCCGCAGGAGACCCCGGTCGCGGCCCGCACGAACGGCATCGCGCCGTTCCCCCCGGCCCCCGCCGACCGCGCGGACGCCCCCGGCACCGACGGTGACGCCCACGACAAGGCCGGCGCCGCAGGCACGGCCGACACCGAGGTGAGCGCCCCGTCCGGCGACACCGACCACGCCGACGCCTCCGGGGTCGCCGAGGTCGAGGCGGGCCACACCGGGTCCGACCTCGCCGAGGACGACGCCACCGGCGCCGACGGTGCCGACGGTGCCGACGGCTCGACGGACACTCCCGGGACCGGTGCCGACGGCGCCCGCCCCGCGGACACCGCAGCCGAGGACGGCGCCGCCCGGAGCACCGGGGCCGGGGACGGCAGCGCCGGCGATGGCAGGACCGGGGACACCGGCCCGACGCGCAGCGACCCCGAGACCGCGGGATTCCCGACGGTCCGCACGTCCGGCCGCACGCCGATGGGCGGACCGCTCCCGGCCCGCACCAACGGGTCCCGCCCCTCGCCGTCGCGCCGCCCGGTCATGCCGGTCCGCGGCGCCGGGCCGGCGCTGCCCACCCGCGGTCCGGGCCGCCAGGGCCCGCCCCCGGCACCGGCCCGCGGCCCGCAGCAGCCCGCACCCCAGCAGGCTCAGCCGGTCCAGCGGCAGGCGCAGCACCCGGACGGCCGGCAGTTCCCGGAGGCGCCGCAGGCGCGTCCGGGTCAGCAGGTCCAGCCGGCGGCGGGCCGGCAGGAGCCCGCACCGCTGCCGAAGCGCGAGGGTGGCCGGGCCGGCGGTCCGGCGAGCCTCGCCGCGGCCTCCGTCAGCTCCTCGCAGGACGAGCTGTTCGCGCCGAAGGTGGCCGTCGAGGGCGATCGGGGTCAGCTCCGGCGCCCCGGGGCGGTCGAGTCGGCCCGGGCCCAGACCGGGTTCGACATGGGTCAGACCACCCCGATCTTCGACGACATCGCCTCGGCCTGGTTCCGCTCGAACCGGTCGGTGCCGGTCCGCTGGCAGGACGCCGCCGGCCCGAACGGTGGCGCCCCGGCCGGTGCCCCGGCTCCCGCCGCGGCCGACACCCCGGCGCCCCCGGCGGCCTTCGCCTCCCCCGCCGACGACGTCTGGCGGCAGGCCCGCGAGGCCACCGACGGCGACGAGTCGGAGACCGTCGGTGACGAGCTGACGACCGCAGGACTGCCCAAGCGACGCCCGCGGGCGCGACTGCTCCCGGGCAGTGCGGCAGGATCGACCGTGCTCAGCCCCGCTCCGGCGGAGCCGAGGGACGCCGAGAGCGTCCGTGGCCGTCTCGCCAGCTACCAGCAGGGCGTGCGTCAGGGCCGGGAGAGCGCTTCCGGTGTCCGTCGCAACGCACTCACCGGCACGACCGAGACGGTCGACGGCGACTCCGATCCGCAGGACCAGCACGACCCGCAGGACCAGCACGACAGGCAGGGCCCCCGGGCCCCGCAGGACACCACCGCGACCGGCACCCCCGAGCCCGCCGCGGACCGACCGAACTCGTCCGACCCCGAGGAGAACCAGTGA